CTCGAAACGGCCCCGGGCGAGCAGCAAACGAGCCAGCTCCAGGCCCTCGCCGGCATCCGATTCCGCCCGCCAGCGATCCATCGCCGCCGAGCAACGACCGGAGGCGGCGAGCTCCAGCATGTCTGCCTCCGCCGGCGACCACAGATTCTGCGCACCCGGCGCAGAGAGCACCGCCACCGCTGAGGCCAGATCTTCCGCCCGCGCCAGAACCCGTCGCTCGAAAGCCCGGGGACCAGCGATGCGCAGGCGGCGGCGATCCTCCCACCGCAGCTCCACTGCCAGCGCGCCGCGGGCCGTGGCGGCCTCCCGCTGCCAGAGGAACGGAGCGTGCTCGAAGAGATCCGCCAGAAGCTGGTTCGGGGACTCCGGCGTCAAGCTCTGGTGCCAACGCTCCAGGAGCCTTCGCCCGGCCTTGCGGGCTTCTCCTCGGCCGGCGAGGTTGCCGTCCTGCTCCAGGCCGAAGAGCTCTCCGAGCAAGTCCCGCAGCAGCTCCTGAGGCAGAGCAGCGCCCGCCCCCGCTTGTGCCGCCACCGTGCCCAGCAGGCCATCGCCGTCAATGCGGGCACCGCTCCAGCCGTCCACCAGGCACCAGCCCGCCCGCCGCAAGTGGGCGAGCAGCGCCGCTCCCTGGAGCAGCACCGCCAAGCGGCGGCGGTCGCTCAGACGGTTTTCTTGCAGGCTAGCCCCGGCTCTCTCTTGCAGCGCGGGATGAATGACTTCGTCCGCCGGCACGCTCCTACTCATGATCACCTCGGCTCACGATGGCGCTCATGGGAAGAAGCTCATAAAGGTTCATGGGCGGCCCAACTCAGCCTTGGACGAGGGTCTCCAGGTCGTTCCAGAAGCCGGGATAGGACTTCCCCACCACCTCCGGATGGCGAATCTCCACGCCGCCCCGGCGTAGCCCCACCAACGCCAGGCTCATGGCGATGCGGTGATCGTCCCAGGTGTCCACCGCCACCGTTGGCCGATCGGTGGACAAGTCAGCGGGCACGCCGTCGGCCCATACCCCGGGGATCACCAGACCGTCGTCCAGCTCCTCCACCGGCACCCCCAGCTTGCGCAGCTCCGTGGCCATGGCCAGCAGGCGGTCGCTTTCCTTGATGCGCAGATGGGGCACATTCTCGATGCGGGTCACCCCCCGGCAGAAGGGCGCCAGGGCTGCCAGGGTGGGCACTTGATCCGGCATGGCGGACATGTCCACCGTGCGCCCCATCAGCTGTCCGCGGCCGACCACCGCCACCGACTCATCCCCGCTGCGCTCCCAGCGCACCGCCGCGCCGAGCTGCTCCAGAAGATCGAAGAGTCCCCGATCCCCCTGCCGCGAGTCGCGGTCGAGGCCCGCCACGGTGACCCCACTGCCTCCCGCACAGAGGGCCGCGGCAGCAGCGGGGTAGCACGCAGCGGAAAAATCCGCCTCCACGGTGAGCTGCTGCGGAGCCCGGAGCCCCGGCTCGACCCGATAGACCTGCGCCTCCGGGCGGCTCACCCGGCCGCCGAAGGTCTTCACCATGTCGAGGGTGAGATCCAGATAGGGCGCCGAGGTCATGGCGGTGACCTCCACCGTCACCGGTGCCGGCGCCCGCAGCGCCGCCTGCAGCACCGCCGAGAGATATTGGCTCGACTCCCCGGCGTCGAGAGTCGTAGTGCCGCCCTGGAGGCTGCCGCCCTCGATCTCCAGCGGCGCGAAGCCGTCCCCGGCGGGGCAGTGAATGTGCGCTCCCAGCCCTCGCAGCGCCGCCAGCAGAGGGCCCACCGGCCGCTCCCGCAGCCGCTCCGTGCCGTCCAACCGCCAGCGGCCGGGAAGGGCGCAGAGGGTTGCGGTGAGGAATCGGAACATGGTGCCGGCATTGCCGCAGAAGATCTCTCCGGAAGCCGGCGGCTCCCCGGGGGTCAGGCGGACCGCGGCGCCGGGATCGCCCCCCTCGGCATCGACAGCTTCGGCATCGCCCCCCTCATCCAGCTCCACCTCGAAGCCGCAGGTCTCGAGGGCGGCGAGGAAGAGCCGAGTGTCCTGCGCCAGCAACGGACGCCGCACGGTTAACGGAGCTCCAGCCGTGCCGAATCCCGCCAGCAGGGCGAGGTTGAAGCTGCGGTGGGACAGGCTCTTGGACGGTGGCGGCGTCACCGTCCCCGTCACCGTCACCGGCCCTGGGACGACGAGGCTCGGGGGAGCGGCTTCGCCGCCGGTCTCAAGCGAGCTCGATGTGGAGTCCGTCATAGCCAAACTCAACTCCTGGAGGTAGCTCCACCTGGGGGAGGTCGTAGTCCACCGCGTGGCTCAGATGAGTGAAGACGGTGCGCCGGGCTCCCACCCGCCGGGACACCGCCAGGGCTTCCTCGATGGTGAAGTGGGTCGGATGAGGATGGTAGCGCAAAGCGCCGAGAATCAGCACTTCCACCCCCGCCAACAGGGCGAGGCTGGCCTCCGGGATGGCGCTGCAATCGGTGATGTAGGCCAGCGGCCCCAAGCGGTAGCCGTAGACCTCCAAGCGCCCGTGGAGCACCGGCACCGGCACCACGGTTCGGCCGAAGAGAGCAAAAGGGCCGTCCACCGGCTCCAGCGTCAGGTCCGGCTTGCCGCCCCCCTCTTGGGTCTCCTCGAAGACGTAGGCGAAGATGCGCCGCAAGGCCGCCAGAGTCTCCCGGGAGCCGTAGCACGGCAGGCTCGACCGCTGGCGGAAGTTGAACGCTCGGACGTCGTCGAGGCCGAAGATGTGGTCGGCGTGGGCGTGGGTGTAGAGGATGGCGTCGAGGCGGCTCATGCCCTCCCGCACCGCCTGCAGCCGCAGCTCCGGAGCGGTATCGATGAGCACCGCCCGCTCCTGGCCCCCGCCGTCGGCGAAGCGCAGGAGGACGCTGGGACGGGTGCGGCGGTTGCGCGGGCTGGAGGAGGTGCACACCGGGCAGTCGCAGCCGATCACCGGCACGCCGGAGGAGGTGCCGCTGCCGAGCATGGTGAGCTGCAGGCTCACGGCTTCGAGTCGCTGGGGTTGGCGGCCTCGGGACCAGTCCCCGGTAGCTCCACCGGTCCTGGCAGCTCCACCCGGCGGCTGTTGAACCAGGCGTCGAGGAGCCAGACTTCTCCACCGTCCACGGTCCAGCGCCGCGGCTCGTGGAAATGCCCCAGCACCAGTACGTCGTAGCCCTCCGCCAGGCGCCGCTCGCCGTAGGCTCGGATCACCGCCTCGGGGATCTCCCGCTTGTGTTTGAAGTTGGTGCGCGACAGCCGCCGGTCGGTGGCGTGGATCCACCGCCGGCTCAGGGCCCGGGGGATCAGCCGCACGGCCCAGCGCGTCGGCGGGCTCTTGGACAGCCAGCGCCAGAATCGGTATTGGTAATCGCGGTCGTTGAGACCGTCGCCGTGCACCGCCAAGAAGCGCCGGCCGCCGACCTCGAAGGAGGTCTCCAGCACCACCGCGTCGAAGTCCTCGCGGTAAGGGCCGGAGCCGACGAAGAAGTCCCGGTTGCCCTCCACATACTCCACCCGCACCCCCTGGCGCCGCAGCTCCGCCACCGCCGCCAACACCGCCCGTACCTCCGGTGTCTCGAAGCCCGGCAGGGCCACCCAGACGTGGAAGATATCCCCCAAGAGCACCACCCGCCGGCAGCCGGCGGCGGCCACCTCCCGAAGCTGCTCGACCAGCGGCGCCGCCTCCCCACCGGGGCCACCCAGGTGAGAATCGGCGATGACGGCTACGCTCTCGGGAGTGACGCTCTCGGGAGTGACGCTGTCGGGGGTGACGCTGTCAGATGGGACCATGGACGATGCTCGAGCTTTCCGATTCAGACGATGGGCGAGCTCAAACGATGGACAAGCTAGGCCGCTCGCTCTCGCCGGCGGCGACCTCGTCCACCACCGCCTCGGCGATCTCCCGGAAGGCCTTCGCGTGGGGCCCCTCGGGCTGGCTCACCACGATAGGCTCGCCCTCATCGCCGCCCAACACGATGGCCGCATCGAGGGGGATCTTGCCCAGCAGCCGCGTCCCCAGCTCCTGGGCCGTGCGTTCGCCGCCGCCGCTGCTGAAGACCTCCGTGGCCTCGCCGCAGTGGGGGCAGACGAAGGTGGACATATTCTCCACGATACCCACCACCGGCACATTGACCTTGCGGAACATGTGGAAGCCCTTGCGGGCGTCGATGAGGGCCACGTCCTGGGGCGTGGTCACCACCACCGCGCCGGAGAGCGGCACCTTCTGGCTGAGGGTCAGCTGAGCGTCACCGGTGCCCGGCGGCATGTCCACCACCAGGTAGTCCAACGGCCCCCAATCGACGTCGCCGAGCATCTGCTCCAGCGCCCGCATGACCATGGGACCGCGCCAGATCACCGGCGTGTCCGTATCGACCAAAAAGCCCAAAGACATGACCTGGATGCCGTGGCGCTCGAGGGTCTGGAGTCGGTTGTCGATGACCCGCGGCTTGTCCTCGATGCCGAACATGGTGGGCACCGAGGGCCCGTAGATGTCGGCGTCCAGCAACCCGGTGGAATGCCCCAAGCGCGCCAGGCTCACCGCCAGGTTGGCCGCCACGGTGGATTTGCCCACGCCCCCCTTGCCGCTGGCCACCGCTACCACGTGCCGCACCTCGGGGATCAGTTTGGGATCCCGGGCGGTGGCCTGTTGGGTGCGCTGCTGGGGGGTCGGCGGCGCGTTGACCCGCAGCTGCAGGTCGACCGCGGTAACCCCCGGCAGCTGCCCCACCTCCGCCTCGACGGCGCCTCGAATCTTCTTCGCCGCCTCCGGATTGTGGGTCGCCACCTCCATCACCACCCGCGCCACGCCACCATCGACGGTGACGCCGCGGACGAAGCCGAAGGAGACCACGTCCCGCTTCATGCCCGGAAAGTGGACTTTCTTCAGCGCTTGCCAGATTTGTTCTTCGAGCTCTTCGGCCATATCGATCCATCCTTCTCGCGTGCTGGTGCTCGTGGAGTGTGCCCGGTCTCGTCAGGGAAAGGAGATTGCGGTGTGTTGCGAACGGGCGATTCCCCGGTCCCCGGGCTTCCCGTGGATGATAACCCACCCCTTGGGAGCGCCCCCGCCCTCGCCCCGGGATCCCTGAGAGCACCAGCTTCTATTGCCGGCTCCGGTCAGCGCCCAGATCGAAAGCCCCACCCTCGCCCCGGGATCAATCCCGAGGCTACCCAGGACACCGCCGGATGAATCCGGCTCCCAGAATCTGCTCCACCACACCCTCCCCTCCGGAGCCAGCGGAGCTGGCGGCATTGTAGTAGCCCGGGGATTGGATCCCCGGGCGGGACCGCCTGGACCACAAGTACCGGCTACTCGGGCTCAACGCCCCACCCCCGGGGACACCGAGCAGCGCATCAGCCTTCTTCGGACTTCGCTAGAGGTTCTACTGGAGGCCCCTCCGCCAACCCCCGCCCACTGAGCTCCGCCACCTCCCGGCGCACCCTCTGCATCAACTCCTTGCGGCCCCGTAGGCCGTATTCAGCGGGGTCCAAAGGCTCGCCGAAGTGCACGGTGATGGTGCCCGGGCGGACTCGCAGGGTGGTGCGGGGGAGGATGGTGTGGGTGCCCTCGACGCCCACCGGCACGATGGGCAGGCCGGCCTTGAGGGCGAGGAGGAAGCCACCGCGCTGGAAGGTGTGGACCTTGCCGTCGCGGCTGCGAGTGCCCTCCGGAAAGAGGATCAGAGCACCACCGTGGCGCAACTGCTCGATGGCCGCCTGGAAACTCTCCTTGGCGCGGCTGCGGTCCTCGCGATCCACCGGGATGAATCCCCCGGCATGGAGCGCCCAGCCGAAGAGGGGCACCTGGAAGAGGGTGCGCTTGGCCATGAAGCGCACCCGCCCCGGCACGGACACGATGAGCGCCGGGATGTCGTACCAGCTCACGTGGTTGGCCAGGAAGATGCCACCGGCCAGCTGCTGGGCCTCGGCGGAGCCGACCCGGCGCACCCGCACGCCGCTGCCCCACAGCCACCAATGGGACCACAGGCGCGCGAAGACCGTCACCATCCAGCCGCGGGGCGGAACCCAGAACGTCAACAACGAGCCCGTGGCGCAACAAATCGTCGCCACGGCCAGATTCAACCAACCGAAGACCGTGGCCAGGAAGCTCAAGATCGTTCTCATGAAGTCGTCATTCTCGCCTGTCGCGCCGCCGTCGTCCACCCTCGTCAGTCCTGGTATGATCAACCTCCATGTCGCGTTTGCGTCTCACCTCCCAGCGTTTTCTCTTCCTGCGCCTGCTC
The sequence above is a segment of the Acidobacteriota bacterium genome. Coding sequences within it:
- the aroA gene encoding 3-phosphoshikimate 1-carboxyvinyltransferase, with the protein product MTDSTSSSLETGGEAAPPSLVVPGPVTVTGTVTPPPSKSLSHRSFNLALLAGFGTAGAPLTVRRPLLAQDTRLFLAALETCGFEVELDEGGDAEAVDAEGGDPGAAVRLTPGEPPASGEIFCGNAGTMFRFLTATLCALPGRWRLDGTERLRERPVGPLLAALRGLGAHIHCPAGDGFAPLEIEGGSLQGGTTTLDAGESSQYLSAVLQAALRAPAPVTVEVTAMTSAPYLDLTLDMVKTFGGRVSRPEAQVYRVEPGLRAPQQLTVEADFSAACYPAAAAALCAGGSGVTVAGLDRDSRQGDRGLFDLLEQLGAAVRWERSGDESVAVVGRGQLMGRTVDMSAMPDQVPTLAALAPFCRGVTRIENVPHLRIKESDRLLAMATELRKLGVPVEELDDGLVIPGVWADGVPADLSTDRPTVAVDTWDDHRIAMSLALVGLRRGGVEIRHPEVVGKSYPGFWNDLETLVQG
- a CDS encoding MBL fold metallo-hydrolase, yielding MSLQLTMLGSGTSSGVPVIGCDCPVCTSSSPRNRRTRPSVLLRFADGGGQERAVLIDTAPELRLQAVREGMSRLDAILYTHAHADHIFGLDDVRAFNFRQRSSLPCYGSRETLAALRRIFAYVFEETQEGGGKPDLTLEPVDGPFALFGRTVVPVPVLHGRLEVYGYRLGPLAYITDCSAIPEASLALLAGVEVLILGALRYHPHPTHFTIEEALAVSRRVGARRTVFTHLSHAVDYDLPQVELPPGVEFGYDGLHIELA
- a CDS encoding UDP-2,3-diacylglucosamine diphosphatase, with the protein product MVPSDSVTPDSVTPESVTPESVAVIADSHLGGPGGEAAPLVEQLREVAAAGCRRVVLLGDIFHVWVALPGFETPEVRAVLAAVAELRRQGVRVEYVEGNRDFFVGSGPYREDFDAVVLETSFEVGGRRFLAVHGDGLNDRDYQYRFWRWLSKSPPTRWAVRLIPRALSRRWIHATDRRLSRTNFKHKREIPEAVIRAYGERRLAEGYDVLVLGHFHEPRRWTVDGGEVWLLDAWFNSRRVELPGPVELPGTGPEAANPSDSKP
- a CDS encoding Mrp/NBP35 family ATP-binding protein, with protein sequence MAEELEEQIWQALKKVHFPGMKRDVVSFGFVRGVTVDGGVARVVMEVATHNPEAAKKIRGAVEAEVGQLPGVTAVDLQLRVNAPPTPQQRTQQATARDPKLIPEVRHVVAVASGKGGVGKSTVAANLAVSLARLGHSTGLLDADIYGPSVPTMFGIEDKPRVIDNRLQTLERHGIQVMSLGFLVDTDTPVIWRGPMVMRALEQMLGDVDWGPLDYLVVDMPPGTGDAQLTLSQKVPLSGAVVVTTPQDVALIDARKGFHMFRKVNVPVVGIVENMSTFVCPHCGEATEVFSSGGGERTAQELGTRLLGKIPLDAAIVLGGDEGEPIVVSQPEGPHAKAFREIAEAVVDEVAAGESERPSLSIV
- a CDS encoding lysophospholipid acyltransferase family protein yields the protein MRTILSFLATVFGWLNLAVATICCATGSLLTFWVPPRGWMVTVFARLWSHWWLWGSGVRVRRVGSAEAQQLAGGIFLANHVSWYDIPALIVSVPGRVRFMAKRTLFQVPLFGWALHAGGFIPVDREDRSRAKESFQAAIEQLRHGGALILFPEGTRSRDGKVHTFQRGGFLLALKAGLPIVPVGVEGTHTILPRTTLRVRPGTITVHFGEPLDPAEYGLRGRKELMQRVRREVAELSGRGLAEGPPVEPLAKSEEG